The DNA segment TATAAACGGTACTCTTTAGCAAACGAAACATCGACTTTTGTCACACAACGTAATGAAAGTAGCGTTTAATTGGAACTGAATATTATATTGCCGTAGTAGGATTCTGCGTTGCTCCCGCTGTTATCTGTATCCGTCATAATGGCGACCATGTCTATATATCTATAGGCATTTAAGTTCGATTTCTCGCTCCCTTTATCCCCAAAGTAATCGATCAAATCATTGTATACATTTCGTTTTTCATTGTACCAATGTCCTAATTGAGCTCCCTGCCCTCTAACCGCGATCATTTGGACACTTGATCCAGTAAACGCGTTATCCCAAACCTGCCCCTGATTTTGATTGCTTGACCAAACATAGCTTATCGATTTTGTTGTCCAGAGCATTAATCCGCCATCGATAACCACATAAACCCTAGCGACGTAATCATCACCTTCCTTGTCATGCTCGTTCAATAATGGCAGTTTACTTTCTGTTAACCAGCTCCAGTTCATATAAGGCGTTATGAGTAGGTCAATTTTCTTTTTCAAAACAAGGCCCGATGCCGAATTGTTACTTATTGCTTTTAAAGCAATGTGGTCTTTATAGGTAAGTACGTTATACGTTGATTCGCCGGAAATGACTTCGTGTTCCCACTGTTGAATACCATTGTCATTTAATGATGTTAAGTTTAAAGAGGCACCGGCACACAAAGATGTCCCTAAACTGATGAACAAAGCGATAGATCTAACCATTCCATTCTCCACTTGCTGCCATTCGATACATTTTAAATAAGTAATAAAAATCAGTCTTAAAGACCCATTTCAAGGCCGATTTTTTATTAAAATGCCTCATCTTCATTATAAACACTGACAACATGGTCACCATTCACAGTTTCAGATATCAAAAAAACGATGGGCTTACAGCATACTTGACAGTCTTCAATATACTGTTGATTTACGTCCGTGGAATCGACTAGAACATCAATTAATTCAGCACAGTATGGGCATACTATAGATTTTTCAAGTAGTTGATCCATTT comes from the Vibrio sp. DW001 genome and includes:
- a CDS encoding DUF3047 domain-containing protein gives rise to the protein MVRSIALFISLGTSLCAGASLNLTSLNDNGIQQWEHEVISGESTYNVLTYKDHIALKAISNNSASGLVLKKKIDLLITPYMNWSWLTESKLPLLNEHDKEGDDYVARVYVVIDGGLMLWTTKSISYVWSSNQNQGQVWDNAFTGSSVQMIAVRGQGAQLGHWYNEKRNVYNDLIDYFGDKGSEKSNLNAYRYIDMVAIMTDTDNSGSNAESYYGNIIFSSN
- a CDS encoding CPXCG motif-containing cysteine-rich protein, which produces MDQLLEKSIVCPYCAELIDVLVDSTDVNQQYIEDCQVCCKPIVFLISETVNGDHVVSVYNEDEAF